The window AGAGTGAAGTGGGTTTGGAGTTGCGGGAGAAGAAGCGGTTCAAGACGCGGAGTGAGGCGGGAACGTTGGCGATGGGTGAGAGGGTGGCGGAGATGCTGCTGCCTGCGCCGAAGCTGTTTGTGTTGCGTGGAGATTTGGGCGCTGGTAAGACGACTTTGGTGAAGGGTATTGCTGCGGCGCTGGGTGCGGCTGAAGCGGGGGATGTGACGAGTCCGACGTTTACGTTGGTGCATGAGTATCGCGGGAAGAAGGTAAGGCTGTTTCATCTGGATCTTTATCGGTTGGAGACTGAACGCGAGTTGTTGACGCTGGGGCTGGAGGAGATGGCGGAGGAGCCGGATGCGCTGGTGTTGGTGGAGTGGGGCGAGAAGTTTCCGAGTGTGGTGGAGCGATCGGATGGAGAGATTCTGATTGAACATGCGGGTGGGGATGAGCGCATGTTTTATGTGAGAGTGAAGGGCTGATTTATTTTGCGGTTTGTCTGGAGCGGCCGGTGAGGCGGTAGATGGCGCACTCTTCATCGCCGGTGGATCCGTACTCTTTTTGCTGAGCGATGGCGGCCAGATCGGCGAGATGGTCTTCTGGCGACATGGCTACGGGGCCGAGAAATAGACGTGTGAAGGCTGGGTGGCGGTCGAGGACGGCACGGCACTCAGAGTTGACGTAGAGGATGTCTAGGGCTGGTGTGGGGCCGCCGGGGCGTTTGGCGAACTGGGATTCGATGCGGCGGAGGAGGAGCTTTAACACCGGGGCTTCGAAGGGGTGAAAGAGGAAGACAAGGGTGGGGGTGCGGGGGAAGTCGAAGGTGAGGGCGTCTTGCTCGAGAAGGCGGATGGGAGCGATCGGTGATGCGGTGGTGTCGTTGGTGTGGGCTTCGCGCCAGTGTTCGAGGTTGAGTTGGGCGATGTCGGCGAGGGTGGGGTTGAGTTCGATGCCGATGACTTGGTGGAAGGGAAGTTCGCTGGCGACGAGCATGGCGCGGCCTTTGCCGGCGCCGATGTCGACGAAGGTGTAGTGGTGTATGGGGTGGGGCGGGGTGGTGGCGCGCCAGATATCGATGAGGGAGCGAAGGATGCTGGGCGCGACGCCGTAGTAGGCGGTGACGTGGGCGTCGTTGGGGTGGCCGGTGGTGAGGTTTCCGGCAGCGATGAGGCCACTGGTTTCGACGCCGTGGATCTGGTCGAAAGGATGCTGCGGTGTTGGCGGCGGTGGCATGACCGATACGGATTTTGATTTGCGTGTGGGCATTGGCTTAGCGGATCTGGACGAGGTTTGGGTTGCCGTCGAGGCCGAGGGTTCTGCGGCCGGCGGGCGTGATGTTGAGTGGGGTCCAGTGAGGCGAGTCGAGGAGAGTCACGTCGGTGCGGCTGACGGTTTCGAGGCCGGATAAGCGGTTTGAGATTTGCGCGCTGAGTTGTGCGTGTGAGGCTTCGTCGGTTTGGGTGGGGGTGAGTGAGACTTCGATGATGTGTTTTTGAGGGACGCCGGGGATGTTGGCACCGGGGGCTTCTGCGTCTGGTGTGATGGTGATGGAGCGGACGAGGCCGAGATCGACGATGTTGCAGGGGAGGACGGGGTCGTAGCAGTCGCGGAGGGCCTGGAGGATGTCGGACTCGGTGAGCATCTGTGTTGATGTTCTGTCAGTTCTTGCGTTCGACGAGGTATTGGGCGAGGGATTTGAGTGGTGCGGCGGCTTCGCCGAAGGGGGCTAAGGCGGCGAAGGCGTCGGCGATAAGTTCTTCGGCGTCTTTAAGGGATTGGTCGATGCCGAAGACGGCGGGCCAGGTGGCCTTGATGCTGGCGGTATCTTTGCCTGCGGTTTTGCCGAGTTCCTCGGAGCTTTGGGTCATGTCGAGGACGTCGTCTACGATTTGGAAGGCCAGGCCGGCTTTTTCTCCGAAGGTGCGCAGGCGGGCGATGGTGTCGGCGTAGGGGGCGTAGGCAGTGCGACCTGTTTCAAGACGTGCATTGGAGTCTGCGGCGGGTTCGTCTTTGCTGTGGCCGCTGCTCGCCGAGCGATGACGCAGGCTTAGGCCGTAGAGGCCACCGGAGACGATGCTGGTGGTGATGAGAGCGCCGGTTTTGGCGCGGTGGATGGCTTCGACGAGGGCTGCGGTGGGGGGATGGCCTTCGGCTTCGATGTCCATGACCTGGCCGCCGATCATTCCGGGAGGGAGCTTGGTTTCGAGATCGCCTACGCGGCCTACACCGGTGCCTACGGCGAGGGAGACCTCGCGGAGGATGGCGACGGTGGTGGGAGAGGGCGTGGAGAGAGCAGCGATGGTTTGAAAGGCGAGGGTCTGAAGGGCGTCGCCCGCGAGGATGGCGGTGGCTTCACCGAAGACGACGTGGCAGGTGGGCTGGCCACGACGAAGGTCGTCGTTGTCGAGGGCGGGGAGGTCGTCGTGGATGAGGGAGTAGGTGTGGAGCATCTCGAGGGCTGCGCCGAGGTTGGCTACGTGCTCGGGATAGTCTTCGGTACCTGCGACCATTCTTGCGGCTTCGATGCAGAGGATGGGACGGAGACGCTTGCCGCCAGCGAATGTGCTGTGGCGCATGGCTCGGTGGATGGAGTGAGGGAGAGTGTCGGTTGCGGGCAGGAGGCGTTCGAGGGCGGCGTCGGTGAGCTGGGCGCCGGAGAGAAGCAGGGTTTGTACTGTGGAGTGCATCGGCTTTGATGATAAATCACGAGGGAGATGGATCGATGCATGGGAATGGTGGTGTGGAGGGCTGGCTATGCGTGGGGACTGGTCGATCCTTGCGGATGACGATGGAGAACAGGTAAAGGCAAAAGCAACGGCAACGACGATTACAAAAGCAGATCCCTACGGGATGACAACCAAAAGGACAAGCAACTGCAACGGCAACGGCAATGGCAACCCAACAACGGATGTTTACTGGGAGGATTTGCGGCGGACGGTGATCAAGAACAGAAGCGCGAGAGAGAAGAGTGAGACTGCATCGCCTATGGTTTGGTCGAAGGTGTGGGCGTAGGTGATGTCGATGGTGGAAGGACCTGCGGGGATAGGGATGGCGATGAGACCGTCGTCGCGCTGGTCTTGTTTGTTGCGGGCGGTGGCGGGGATGCCGTTGCGGGTGATGCGCCAGGCCGGGTAGTCGCGCAGGTGGAGGATCAGGTCTTCGGGAATGGTTGTGGTTACTGTGAAGTGCGGCGGGGTCGGGCCTGTTTGAGTACTGATAAAGTTTGCATCGGTTGGCTTGTCGGCTAGTGCGTTGGCGTTTGGGGCTTTGGCATTTGAGTCAGGGGAGAGCCAGAAGGCTGGATCGTTTTGGGCGAGGGAGTCATTGTCGGCGGTGGTTGGGGTGTACTCGTCTGTAGGGTCGGTGCCTTGGTTAGAGCGGAAGAGGGCTTCTCGGGCGCGAGGCGCGTCTTCTTCGTCGCAGGGTTGGTGGAAGACGGAGTATGCGGATGAGGTGAGAGCTGCACTCAGGGCGATTGCTGCGGTTGCTGTTGCGATGGGTTTCCAGTGGAGGGGTGTAAGGGCTAAGGCGATGGTGAGTGCAAGAACTGCGGTCAGAATGGCGACCAGTCGCCACGGGAACTGCAGGAAAGCTAGTTCGGGGGCGTGCTTCCAGATGATTGCAGTCACCGGCGTGAGGAGGAGGGTAATGGCTATGGTCAGGATTGCCACGGATGCCAGGAGTGAGTTTGAGATTGGCGTGATGCGGTCGGGCAGAGGGGCGTGCGCGGTGGATGAGATATCCGGGTGGAGTGACGAAGAGGGTCGCGCTTCGGACGATGCCCATGTCTCAGAGTCGAAAGATGAGGCTCTCGGTTTGTTGGTGAGCTTGGATTTCTGTTCTGAGCTGCGATTGAGGTAGGTGATGGTGATGGCGGCTACGGTTAGCGCGATGACGATGATTGCGATGAGGGATGCGGTGTGGAGGACCTGGTCGTGAGGGACGTCGCCGGTGTGGTGGAAGAGGAAGTTGTCCTGGATGCGCATGTTGGGGATGATGGCCATCGCGATCTGGACGTAGCGGCGCTCATAGGCGGCAGGAAGGATGTAGAAGGCAGCCAGGCCGAGGCCGAGTGTAGTGCCTGCGATGGTGTTGATGGCAAGTTGAAGCGGTGTTTGAGTGGGTGTTTTCGGGATGCTGGGATAGGTTGCCACTGCGGTTCGCACGTCGCGCGAAGACCCGATCCTTCGTAAAGGCGCGAAGGATGGGCCACCCGACTGGGCTGCCATCTCAGCAGGTAAGGATGGGCCACTTGACGATTCGGATGAGAGTTTGATGGAGCTGGCATGAGCGGTCGCGCTGTCGGGCGCTGGCCATATCTCAGAGTCGAGATATGGGGCACCCGGTTTTTGGGCTAGTCGGACTGCGGTGAGGAGGGCCAGGGCATAGCAGCTCATAACGGCGGCGGGTGCGTTGGTAAGCCAGAGGAGAGCTACGGGGATGGCGATGCGGGGGATGGTGACGCGTCGGCGCAGAATGGCGTGGAGGAGTAAAGGGATAAAGGCGGCGGCGAGGAGTTCGGCGTAGGCGGTGCGCTCATATGCGGTGAAGAGCATGTAGGGGTTCACCGCGTAGAGGATTGCGGCGATGAGAGCAGCGGTGGGAGGAGCGAAGTCTCGTGCTAGGCGATGGAGCGCGAGGCCGCTGGCGGTGAGGGCTAGCCAGGTGTAGACGATAGGGGTTGCAGTGATTGGGAAGAGGAGGGTGAGGATGGCGCCTAGGGTCCAGGAGAGGGGCGGGTAGAAGACGAAGCGGGGTTCCCCTGCGTTCCAGGCGGCGGTGTAGGCCCAGTGGGGATGGAGGTTGCCGTGGGTGAACTGGCGGGCTGCTTCCATCCAGTTGAGGAGATGGAAGTCGAAGTCGTGGCCGCAGGAGCAGCCGTAGAGGATGAGTGGAAGGATGGCGATGCCGGCGGCCAGAGGGATCAGGAGATAGGGGAGCCGGTCGCGCTGCATGTCTTTGAGGGTATCGCAGGAGCTGACTCATGAATCGTCAACTCGGGCGATCTCTTACAAGCAGGGAGCAGAAGAAAGTGAAGAAGAGGCCCTGTATGACGATGCCCGCGATCTCAGACCATGGATTGCTTGCATGAACGAGCTTCTTCCAATCCCAGGCCGCTCTGGTCGCACAGTAGACGGGAAGCATGTAAAGCAGCCTGAAGAAGGAGCGAGACCATGACTGAAGTGCCTGGTTTCTGAGAGGCATGCCGATCCCCCGGTATTTGAGACCAAAGAGCAATCGAAAAGTTGCGGTCTTTTGACGATCGGCTTAGTGGGCGCCGGCGGGAGGCTTGCCTGGTTTTACCTTCTTGAACGTCCATACGATGAAGACGCAGAAGAAGCAGAGGAGCGAAAGCCAGCGAAACACGTCTACAAACGACCAGAGGGACGCTTGCTGACCGAGTTGCTGATAGATCGTGGTCTGGGCAGGGGACAGCGAGTTACTTTGTCCGTAATAACCGCTGAGCGCCTGTTGGGTTGCAGTCATGCTGTTTTGAAACTGCTGGCCAGTCTGAGGGACGTAGTTGATGATGAGATTTTGGTGGACGGCAGAGCGGCGGGTAAGGAGAGTTTGTGCGATGGAGATTCCTATGGAGCCGCCAATGTTCCGCATTAAGTTGAACAGGCCGCTCGCGTTGCCGATTTGTTTGTTGTCGAGCGTGCCGTAGGCGGCGGTACTGATAGGGACGAAGATGAAGCTGAGTCCAAAGCCTGTGATGAAGATGGGCAAGAGAAGAGTTGTTGGGGATATATCGAGGGTGACGTTGCCAAAGTAGAACGTCGTGAGACCGAAGGTGATAAATCCGAAGCTGAGAAGATAGCGAGGATCGATCTTATTGGAAAGAAAACCTATGATCGGCATGCCGCAGACGGCCCCGATGCCGCGAGGCGCAACGGCCAGGCCAGCGGTGAAGGCGGTGTATCCAAGTAACTCCTGAAAAAAGAGCGGAAGGACCGTCGTGGTGGAGTAGATACCGATACCAAACATGAAGATGAGTATGGAACCGATAAGGAAGTTGCGGTCTTTGAGGACCTTGAGATCGACGATGGCGTCTTTGTCGCGCCAGCAGTGCCAGCAGAAGTAGACAAAGGAGATGACCAGGAAGAAGACGGCCCAGCGGATCCAGATGGCTCCGAACCAGTCATCCTCCTGACCCTTGTCGAGCACGACCTGGAGGCAGCCGGTCCAGACAATGAGTGCGCCGAACCCGTAGCGGTCGAAGGCAGCGACCTTAGTTTTTTTGATGTAGGCGGGATCGTGGATAAACCGATTGATCATGACCAGGGCGAGGATCCCGATCGGGATGTTGATGTAGAAGGCGTAGCGCCAGGAGTAGGTGTCGGTGAGCCAGCCGCCGAGGGTGGGACCGAGGACGGGGGCGACGACGACGCCGAAGGCGAAGACGGCCATGGCGGCTCCGCGTTTGGCAGGAGGGAAGGATTCGAGGAGGATGGCCTGGGAGAGTGGTTGAAGGGCACCGCCGCCGGCGCCTTGAACGACGCGGGCTAACAGCATGATGCCGAGGGTGGGAGCGGCTCCGCAGGCGAAGCTGGCTATGGTGAAGATGGTGATACAGGACATCAGGAAACGCTTGCGGCCGAATTTGAGGGAGAACCAGTTGCTGGCGGGGAGAACGATGGCGTTGGCGACGAGGTAACTGGTGAGAACCCAGGTGGCTTCGTCGTTTGAGGCAGAGAGGGAGCCGGCGATGTAGGGAAGGGCGACCGAGGCGATGGCGGTGTCGAGCACCTCCATGAAGGTGGCGAGCATGACCGAGGCGGCGATCAACCAGGGGTTAACGCCTTTGGTGACTTCAGCGGATTGATCCTGAGGTGCAGTTGCGGCTGAGGCCATGTGCCTGGGTGTGGTCCTTCGTTAGAGTGAGTGTCTCCTATGTAGAGACAAAAAAGGGAGTAATGGATGCCTTTATCTGAGGGGTGGGGATGGCGCAGGCACGCGGCGGACGGTTTTGGGGACGAAAAAAGGCGGCAAGCCCGTTGAATAGAGCCTGCCACCTTGTTGGGTTATCAATTTCCGGCGGGTTCGGTTGCCGGAGGTAGGTGCCGGTGGCCTTTAAGAACGGTTGCGGCCGTTCGGGACCATCGACTGGGAGATCGTGTGCAGGGATCCGATCTGGAGCCTGCGAGAAGATGGGGGGTGATGGAGAGCGGGGATTTGGGTGGCGTCGAGGCTCTCGGGGAGGGAGGTGGGTGAACGGAGGTAATCGCTGGAGGCGGTCGAGTACTCGGTTCGAGACGTGGTGCTCAGGGTGTCGGTGTCGGTACAGCCGGTGAGGAGGCCGGCGAGAAGGCCTGCGAAGCCCAGGGAAGCAAGTTTCAAAAGGCGGCGTTTGGTGCTATGAGCAGCTAAGGAAGACATGAGCAACGCTCCAAGTGATACATGAATTGAGGGAAGCGTAACCGGAGGCATCTAGGGCGACAATGACACCTTCGAGGCAGGTTTCGGGGTAAGCGAGTTTGGCGATTTGGTGCATTACGTGTTTGGTCTATCGGCAGCTTTTGGCTCGAAATGAGGTTAGGCGGGGCTAGAAAACGGGTTTTGGAAGGTCTTTTGTGGCCATGATTTAGGGATTTCGGATTGTAGGGATAGTTTTTGCATCCAATAGGCGATGAATCACATCAGAATAGTTGACAATAAGTGACTCAAGGTGAGAACCTTGGGAAGTCAAAATGTTGATGGGCTATGAGCCCAGAATGGGGACTAGGGATGGCAAAGATTATTGGTATTGACCTGGGAACGACGAACTCCTGCGTAGCCGTGATGGAAGGCGGCGAACCGAAGGTGATTCCGAACGAAGAGGGCGGTCGTACGACTCCGTCTGTCGTTGCGTTCACCAAGAGCGGGGAGCGTCTGGTGGGCCAGGTAGCCAAACGGCAAGCGATTACGAACCCGGAGAACACCGTTTATTCGATCAAGCGGTTTATGGGTCGTCGCATGAACGAGGTTGGCGATGAGATGAAGATGGTGCCCTACAAGGTTGTTGCGAAGGGCGACAACATTGTGGTGAGCGCGCAGGGTAAGGAGTACACCCCGCCTGAGATTTCGGCGATGATTCTGCAGAAGTTGAAAAAGGCTGCAGAGGATTATCTCGGCACTTCGGTGACTGAGGCTGTGATTACGGTTCCGGCCTACTTCAACGATGCCCAGCGGCAGGCGACAAAAGACGCCGGCAAGATTGCTGGACTTGATGTGAAGCGCATTGTGAACGAGCCAACGGCGGCTGCGCTTGCGTATGGGCTGGATAAGAAGAAGGACGAGACCATTGCGGTTTATGACTTCGGCGGCGGTACGTTCGATATCTCGATCCTTGAGGTTGGCGAAGGGGTCATTGAAGTGAAGTCGACCAATGGCGATACGCACCTTGGTGGCGATAACCTCGACCAGCGGATTGTGGATTGGTTGATCGGCGAGTTCAAGTCGGACACGGGCCTCGATCTGCATGCGAAGGGCAACGAGATGGCGCTGCAGCGGTTGAAGGATGCTGCGGAGAAGGCAAAGATCGAGCTGTCGACGGCGCAGGAGTCGGAGATCAATCTGCCGTTTATTACTGCGGATGCGAGTGGACCGAAGCACCTTGTACGGAATTTGACTCGTGCGAAGCTGGAGTCGCTGGTGGATGATCTGCTGCAGCGGTCGATTGGGCCGTCGAAGCAGGCGATGAAGGATGCTGGCGTGGATGCGAGCAAGATCGACGAGGTGGTTCTCGTCGGTGGTCAGACTCGTATGCCTAAGATTCAGCAACTTGTGAAGGAGCTGTTCGGCAAGGATCCTCACAAGGGCGTGAACCCGGATGAGGTTGTGGCGATCGGTGCGGCGGTTCAGGCTGGCGTTCTCGCTGGCGAAGTGAAGGACCTGCTGCTGCTCGACGTGACTCCGCTGACGTTGTCGATTGAGACGATGGGTGGGGTTGCGACGGCGATGATCAACCGGAACACGACGATTCCGACGAAGAAGACGGAGACGTTCTCGACGGCAGCTGACTCGCAGACCGAGGTTGAGGTGCATGTATTGCAAGGCGAGCGGCCGATGGCAGCGCAGAACCGGACGCTGGGCAAGTTCAAGCTTGCCGGGATTCCGCCAGCTCCTCGCGGTGTGCCGCAGATCGAGGTGACGTTTGACATCGATGCGAACGGCATTCTGAATGTGACGGCGAAGGACAATGCGACGGGTAAGGATCAGAAGATTACGATCACAAGCTCGTCGGGCCTGAGCAAGGAAGAGGTTGAGCGGATGGCGAAGGACGCCGAAGCTCATGCTGCTGAGGATAAAGAGCAGCGCGATGCGGTAGAGGCTCGCAATGGACTGGATTCGTTGGTCTACAACATCGAGAAGATGGTGAAGGAAGCCGGCGATAAGGTTGCGGAGTCGGATAAGACCGAGGTGGAGACTGCGCTGGCTGAGGCGAAGACGACGCTTGCAGGAACGCCGAGCGCGACGGAACTGAATGCTGCGAAGGATCGTCTTACGACGGTGAGCCACAAGCTTGCTGAGGCGATGTACAAGGCGTCTTCCACTTCAGCACCGACCGATGGCGCTACAGCGGCAACGGGAACGACCGAAGAGCCGAAGAAGGACGAAGGCGTAATCGATGCTGAATACGTTGACGTCGACGAAAAGAAATAAGTGTAATCCGTACGGGTCGATTTGACGTAATAAAGATAAGGGGCGTTCCTGCCGGGGTGCCCCTTGTTTTTATCAGCCGGGATTGTAGCTATTGGCGTGTAGAGTGCGTCTATCACCAGAAAGGTGTGTAGCGGTGACCAGAAGTAACGGAGAAGATAAGTACGCAGAGATGTTTTGGCTAGAGAACCTGGAACTCAATCGATTGCTTGGAGGAAAGACCATGACCGAGACGATGTGGAAGTGCGACCAGGTTCGAGCAGGCCGGCTGTACAACCGGATGATGTTCGACACGAAGGAAGAGGCTGTGCAGTTTGCTCAGCGGATGCAACAGATGGAGCCGGATCAGATGTTCTCGATCGAGGCGATCGAGGCGCGTCAGGTTTGGAACTGATCTGCTAGACGGAGCGCGTTCGAATCACTTCGAAGCGCTTCTTGTAGCGCAGTATGGGTGATTCGAAGAACCGGTAAGAGATAGAAGCGAGCAAGACAGTGAGGATGAAGGCAAACGCGACTTCAAGTGCGTTGGTCGTCATCCTCGCTATTTGGTGGCCACTGGTGAGGCGATGAACGATGTATATCGAGAGACGCAGCATGGCCCAGTGAAAGACGTAGAGACCGTACGAGATCTTTCCCAGGTAGACCAGGGGACGTAGTTTGCCTAGACGTGTCTCACCAAGGAAGCTGAAGAAGAGCAGGGTGCAGCCAAAGTTGACACAGAGGTAGCCGGGAGCTGCGAGATGGAAGGTGACTGGGTCTGATGTCTCCTTGACCTGAAAGAGATGTTGGGCTGCACCGAGAGCGGCAAGACCGAGGATGAAGAAGAGCGATCGAACGAGGGGATGTAGTTTTGGCGCACGGCCTCGAAGGGCCAGCGCAAGTAAAGCTCCTGTACTGAAGAACTGGAATTGAACGAAGCTGTTGACCCAGATCATCACGATGGCGCTGGAGCCGGCATGGCATAGGTGAGCGAGCGCCAGATAGGCAATGACAAACATAGCGATCGAGAAGACGATGGAGCCAGAGCGGTGGAGGTATTTCCGGGCAGAGGGCCAGAGGATGTAGAACTGCTCCTCGACGGGGATGCTCCAGAGCGGGGTTGAGATGGTATCGGTAAAGCCGTGGTAAGCGACGTACCAGTTGCCCGCGGCGAAGAGGAAAGCCAAGAGACGTGAGGTGGTGAAGACTCCGGGATGCAGGTGGCGCTGCAACAGGTAGTCAGTCAGCAGAACGATAAAATAGAGGGGCCAGATGCGAAGGCCCCGTCGAATGTAAAAGGCTCGAAGGTGAATGTCTCCCGATTGATTCTTCTCGCGCTCGAGCAGTTCGGTAATGAGGTAGGAGCTGAGCAGGAAGAAGAGACAGACGCCGAGCGCGCCGGCGATGCGGAAGGAATCGAAGAGGCCGCGGCCGACGGTGACTGAGTGATAGAAGAAGACTAGAAGAAAGGCGACAAAGCGAAGGACATCAAGCTCTGGCCGGTAGAAGCTAGTATTTGTTGCGGTCAAAGAGTTCCTCGTTAGACGCTTGTGCAGACGATGGGGAGTGCCGCGTCCCAAGGAGCATAGCATGGAAGATACGGAGGTAAGAGATGTGCTGTGGACCTCTGAGCGCAGTATTCGGCACTACCGATGTGAATTGAGGCGAATGGACGTCCGCGATGAATTCGACGGCAGCATCTGATGAGAGTGACTGCGATGCGAGTCATTGCGATTCGAGTGATTGCGACGAGAGTGAGAGAAGATGCCTGAGGGAAATGAGATTCACCGCTGGGCCGAAAGGCATTCGGCTGCATTTGCTGGGAAGGTTGTCCGAGTGGATGGTCCGCAGGGGCGATTTACCGATGCCGCGATGATCGATGGAAGAAAACTGCAGCGGGTGATGGCTGTTGGGAAGCATCTTGGATACGACTTCGGGAAGGATTTAATTCTGCATGTGCACCTTGGTTTGCAGGGGGATTTTACCGAGGGATCGGGGCCTTTGCCTGATGTGCGTGGAGCGTTGCGGCTGCGGATGTGGAATGAAGCTGCGGTGAAGAAGCCTGCGGTGCCGGGCGTGAGCAAGCGTCATGCGTGGTATTCGGACGATGATGGGACCGGGCACATTGAAGCTTCGAAGGTGGCGTGGGTTGAGCTGCGTGGACCGATGGACTGCTCGATCTATTCGCAGGAGAAGTGGGATGCGCTGCTGGAGCGGTTGGGGCCTGATCCGTTGAACGGGGATGGTCCGGAGAAGATGATTGCGAGAGTTAGGAAGAGCAAGAAGACGATTGGCGAGCTGCTGATGGATCAGTCGGTGGCGGCTGGGATTGGGAATATCTATCGTGCGGAGTTTTTGTTTCGTGCGAGGCTGAGTCCATTTACGCCGGGCAGGGATGTAGAGGAGAGCACGCTGCGGTCGATATGGAAGGAGGCGGGTGTTTTGATGAAGGCGGGGATGGTGGATCGGCGGATTGTGACGACGAAGCCAAAGGACAGGCCACATAAGACGGGGCCAGTGTTGAAGGAAGAGGCGCACTATGTGTATCGGCGGCAGGGGCGGCCTTGTTTTGTGAGCGGAACGAAGATTTTGACGAAGGTGATGGCGGGGCGGAATCTATTCTGGTGTCCGGTTTGCCAGGCTGCGGCTTCACCGGAGAAGAATTAGGCCGTCAATTTGGGTTTAGAGATGCGGATGATCCGCATTGGCTGCAGAATGGAAGATGACTATGGCGACAACACAGACGAAGGACTATTACGGCACGCTGGGCGTGAAGAAGACGGCGACGACGGAGGAGATTCGCAAGGCGTTTCGCAAGGCTGCGCGGAAGTATCACCCGGACGTGAATCCGAACGACAAGAAGGCCGAGGAGAAGTTCAAGGAGATCTCCGAGGCGAACGATGTTTTGAGTGACGATAAGAAGCGCAAGATTTACGACCAGCTTGGGTTCTACTCGGACAATATCGATCCGGCTGCGGCGGAGGCTGCGGCTCGCGGTGGCTACGGCGGTGGTGCGTCTGCGGGGTACGGTGGAGCGCAGCGCGGTTCGCGGGGAGGGCAGGAGGTACCGTTTGATTTTGGGGGATTCGACTTTTCGGACTTTCAGGCGAGCCAGGGCGGCCGGGGTGGTCAGCAGGAGCCGGGTGGCGGCTTTGGCGGAAGCTTCAAGGATATCTTCAGCGGGATGTTCAACGGAGGAAAGCACGCGACGCGTGGACCGCAGTCGGGAACCGATCTTGAATATCAGGTGAGCGTGGACTTCTGGACCGCGGTGCGGGGAGGGGTGACTCGCCTGGAGATTCAGCGGCAGGAGATTTGCCCGACGTGCAAGGGCAAGTCGACGACGGGCGGAAGTATTGAGTGCCCGGAGTGCCACGGGTCGGGGCAGGTGACGCAGATGGGCGGACGGATGAAGTTCAACATCCAGTGCCCGCGCTGCGAAGGGTCGGGGAAGGTGCAGAACTCATGCCCGACGTGCGATGGCGAAGGCGTGGTGACGAAGAAGGAGCAGCTTGAGTTTCGTATCAAGGCGGGGACTCGGGATGGACAGAGGATTCGGCTGGCGGGGAAGGGAAATGCCGGGACGAATGGCGGGGCTGCCGGGGATCTGTTTTTGATTATCAAGGCCGGGACGAATCCGGTGTTTAGCCGGAGCGGCGATGATATTTATGTAACCGTTCCGGTTACGATGACCGAAGCTGCGCTGGGAGCGAAGATTGATGTGCCGACGATCGATACGCATGAAGGTGGGGCGCGGACGCAGTTGAAGATTCCACCTGGGACGCAGACTGGGCAGAAGCTAAGGCTGCGAGAGAAGGGTGTGGCTTCGGCTTCGCGAGAGGGTGTGCGCGGCGATCAGATTGTTGAGGTGAAGATCGTGGTGCCGAAGGTGCAGGATGAGCGGAGCAAGGAGATTCTGCGGGAGTTGGCGAAGTTGAATCCGGAGGATCCGCGAGACGGTTTGTTTACTGCGGTTTGATCTTGGTGGTTTGACGAGCCGAACGCAATTTGTTGATCGCTGACTCGATCCGCGTGGGTGCGTTTGCGTCAGTCGCGGTGTCAAGAGTTAGGTTCTGGTTCAAGCGCTTCGGTGGATGAGTGGGCTGAGACTGTCAGGGTGAAGCCGATGGGGAACTGGTCTACGGGGGAGGGAGCGGGGAGGATGAGCTCGTTGACCAGGCTGGCTGCGTATTGGGTGGTTTCGGGGGCCAGGCCTGCGATGCGGGCGGCGAGCCAGGCTTGCGGGGTGATG is drawn from Edaphobacter lichenicola and contains these coding sequences:
- a CDS encoding acyltransferase family protein yields the protein MTATNTSFYRPELDVLRFVAFLLVFFYHSVTVGRGLFDSFRIAGALGVCLFFLLSSYLITELLEREKNQSGDIHLRAFYIRRGLRIWPLYFIVLLTDYLLQRHLHPGVFTTSRLLAFLFAAGNWYVAYHGFTDTISTPLWSIPVEEQFYILWPSARKYLHRSGSIVFSIAMFVIAYLALAHLCHAGSSAIVMIWVNSFVQFQFFSTGALLALALRGRAPKLHPLVRSLFFILGLAALGAAQHLFQVKETSDPVTFHLAAPGYLCVNFGCTLLFFSFLGETRLGKLRPLVYLGKISYGLYVFHWAMLRLSIYIVHRLTSGHQIARMTTNALEVAFAFILTVLLASISYRFFESPILRYKKRFEVIRTRSV
- the dnaK gene encoding molecular chaperone DnaK, whose protein sequence is MAKIIGIDLGTTNSCVAVMEGGEPKVIPNEEGGRTTPSVVAFTKSGERLVGQVAKRQAITNPENTVYSIKRFMGRRMNEVGDEMKMVPYKVVAKGDNIVVSAQGKEYTPPEISAMILQKLKKAAEDYLGTSVTEAVITVPAYFNDAQRQATKDAGKIAGLDVKRIVNEPTAAALAYGLDKKKDETIAVYDFGGGTFDISILEVGEGVIEVKSTNGDTHLGGDNLDQRIVDWLIGEFKSDTGLDLHAKGNEMALQRLKDAAEKAKIELSTAQESEINLPFITADASGPKHLVRNLTRAKLESLVDDLLQRSIGPSKQAMKDAGVDASKIDEVVLVGGQTRMPKIQQLVKELFGKDPHKGVNPDEVVAIGAAVQAGVLAGEVKDLLLLDVTPLTLSIETMGGVATAMINRNTTIPTKKTETFSTAADSQTEVEVHVLQGERPMAAQNRTLGKFKLAGIPPAPRGVPQIEVTFDIDANGILNVTAKDNATGKDQKITITSSSGLSKEEVERMAKDAEAHAAEDKEQRDAVEARNGLDSLVYNIEKMVKEAGDKVAESDKTEVETALAEAKTTLAGTPSATELNAAKDRLTTVSHKLAEAMYKASSTSAPTDGATAATGTTEEPKKDEGVIDAEYVDVDEKK
- a CDS encoding Fpg/Nei family DNA glycosylase; protein product: MPEGNEIHRWAERHSAAFAGKVVRVDGPQGRFTDAAMIDGRKLQRVMAVGKHLGYDFGKDLILHVHLGLQGDFTEGSGPLPDVRGALRLRMWNEAAVKKPAVPGVSKRHAWYSDDDGTGHIEASKVAWVELRGPMDCSIYSQEKWDALLERLGPDPLNGDGPEKMIARVRKSKKTIGELLMDQSVAAGIGNIYRAEFLFRARLSPFTPGRDVEESTLRSIWKEAGVLMKAGMVDRRIVTTKPKDRPHKTGPVLKEEAHYVYRRQGRPCFVSGTKILTKVMAGRNLFWCPVCQAAASPEKN
- a CDS encoding J domain-containing protein; the encoded protein is MATTQTKDYYGTLGVKKTATTEEIRKAFRKAARKYHPDVNPNDKKAEEKFKEISEANDVLSDDKKRKIYDQLGFYSDNIDPAAAEAAARGGYGGGASAGYGGAQRGSRGGQEVPFDFGGFDFSDFQASQGGRGGQQEPGGGFGGSFKDIFSGMFNGGKHATRGPQSGTDLEYQVSVDFWTAVRGGVTRLEIQRQEICPTCKGKSTTGGSIECPECHGSGQVTQMGGRMKFNIQCPRCEGSGKVQNSCPTCDGEGVVTKKEQLEFRIKAGTRDGQRIRLAGKGNAGTNGGAAGDLFLIIKAGTNPVFSRSGDDIYVTVPVTMTEAALGAKIDVPTIDTHEGGARTQLKIPPGTQTGQKLRLREKGVASASREGVRGDQIVEVKIVVPKVQDERSKEILRELAKLNPEDPRDGLFTAV